One window of the Dendropsophus ebraccatus isolate aDenEbr1 chromosome 12, aDenEbr1.pat, whole genome shotgun sequence genome contains the following:
- the LOC138769508 gene encoding uncharacterized protein encodes MEAFDNLLSILTPHLQRQDTYMRKSIPPVGRLLITLRFLATGESYVSLHLQFRVGTSTISGIVRCTCAVIWEHLQPIVMPSPTREIWLQSAAGFQSVANFPNCIGAVDGKHIRVKQPPRSGSQYFNYKKFFSVVLIAVVDSTYRFLAIDVGSYGSTGDSRALLRSEFGRRILLDHVTLPPPTPLPGTTHPAPFVMVGDQAFPLLNNLLRPYPRRGLDERGRLFNRRLSRARNFVECAFGIMTSQWRVFTTALQLKLATVDMVIKAACVLHNYLRDYAPTPEVNVETLPAFSAPINYGQGRQLNRGIVVRNLFADYFMTPEGAVPVPLSQPPL; translated from the exons atggaggcctttgataatttactttccattttgaccccacatctccagagacaggacacctacatgcggaaatccatccctcctgtgggacgtctgctcataacgttaag attcttggcgacaggggagagttatgtatcgttgcacctccaattcagggttggtacgtccaccatctctggaattgtgaggtgcacgtgcgccgtgatctgggagcatttgcagcccatcgtgatgcccagtccgacccgggagatttggttgcagtcagcagcaggctttcagtctgtggccaatttccccaactgtataggggcggttgatggtaagcacatacgtgtgaagcaaccaccgcgatcaggatcacagtatttcaattataagaaatttttttctgtggtcctgatcgcggttgttgattccacgtatcgtttccttgccatcgacgtcggctcctatggcagtactggggactcccgggcgctactgagatcagagtttgggcggcgcatactcttagatcacgtgactctacctcctcccactcctcttccgggtaccacgcatcccgctccattcgtcatggtaggggatcaagccttccctttactcaacaacctgctgcgcccttacccacggagagggctggatgaacgggggagactatttaaccggaggctgagccgggcacgtaacttcgtggagtgcgccttcgggatcatgactagtcagtggagagtgtttaccactgccctgcagttgaaattggccacagttgacatggtcattaaagctgcctgtgttctccacaactaccttcgggactatgctcccaccccggaggtgaacgtggagacactgccagcttttagtgcccctatcaactatggccaagggagacaactcaaccgcgggatagtggtcaggaacctctttgctgactacttcatgactcctgaaggcgccgtgcccgtgcccctttcacagcctcccttatga